The following are encoded in a window of Maylandia zebra isolate NMK-2024a linkage group LG5, Mzebra_GT3a, whole genome shotgun sequence genomic DNA:
- the LOC101482544 gene encoding serine/threonine-protein kinase 4, giving the protein MDYKDKVQMRHNPRRQLKKLSEDSLTKQPEEVFDVLEKLGEGSYGCVFKAHYKETGEIVAIKQVPVESDLQEIIKEISIMQQCNSPHVVRYYGSYFKNTDLWIVMEYCGAGSVSDIIRIRNKTLKEEEIVTILQSTLKGLEYLHFMRKIHRDIKAGNILLNSEGQAKLADFGVAGQLTDTMAKRNTVIGTPFWMAPEVIQEIGYNCVADIWSLGITAIEMAEGKPPYADIHPMRAIFMIPTNPPPTFRNPDLWSPGFRDFVSQCLVKNPENRATATQLLQHPFIKSAKPNSILRALITDAMEIKLKRQEEEQREQDADDDENSDEDEVDQGTMVRAGTGDSGTIRAAGSLGSSLGSSAGTMIEHDDTGTLQSQLGTMVINSNDDEDDDDDEDAGTMKRRDETMQPAKPAKPSFLEYFEQKEKEANIHNDGGGKGQNNADNRKLPGEGDLEVVSTWSVEDLRLKLASLDPQMEQEIEEIRQRYQSKRQPILDAIEAKKRRQPNF; this is encoded by the exons ATGGACTACAAGGACAAAGTACAGATGAGGCATAACCCTCGCAG ACAGCTGAAGAAGCTGAGCGAGGACAGTCTCACCAAGCAGCCAGAGGAAGTCTTTGATGTCCTGGAGAAGCTGGGTGAAGG GTCTTACGGCTGCGTATTTAAGGCTCATTATAAAGAAACTGGGGAGATCGTAGCCATCAAACAAGTTCCTGTGGAGTCTGATCTGCAAGAGATCATCAAGGAgatctccatcatgcagcagtgtAACAG TCCCCACGTGGTGCGCTACTATGGCAGCTACTTCAAAAACACAGACCTGTGGATCGTCATGGAATATTGTGGCGCTGGGTCCGTATCGGATATCATCCGAATACGTAACAAGACG CTCAAAGAAGAGGAGATAGTCACCATCCTTCAGTCCACTCTGAAAGGTCTGGAGTATCTTCACTTCATGAGGAAGATCCACAGAGACATCAAAGCAGGCAACATCCTGCTGAACTCGGAGGGTCAGGCCAAACTGGCCGACTTTGGAGTTGCTGGACAGCTCACA GACACGATGGCGAAACGAAACACTGTCATCGGCACGCCGTTCTGGATGGCTCCAGAAGTCATACAGGAGATCGGATATAACTGTGTGGCAGATATCTGGTCTCTGGGAATAACAGCTATAGAAATGGCTGAGGGCAAGCCACCCTACGCGGACATACACCCAATGAGG GCCATCTTCATGATTCCCACAAACCCTCCCCCAACCTTTCGGAACCCGGATCTGTGGTCTCCGGGCTTCCGGGACTTTGTCAGCCAGTGTTTAGTGAAGAACCCAGAAAACAGAGCTACGGCCACACAGCTGTTACAG CATCCGTTTATTAAATCGGCCAAGCCCAATTCCATCCTCAGAGCTTTGATCACAGACGCCATGGAGATCAAACTGAAGAGACAGGAGGAAGAACAAAGAGAGCAGGATGCAGACGACGATGAGAATTCG GATGAAGATGAGGTTGACCAGGGGACGATGGTTCGGGCAGGTACGGGTGACTCAGGAACCATCCGGGCTGCCGGTTCTTTAGGAAGTTCTCTTGGAAGCTCCGCAGGAACAATGATTGAACACGATGACACGGGAACCTTGCAGTCACAGCTGGGCACCATGGTCATCAACTCTAATGATGACGAggacgatgatgatgacgaaGATGCTGGCACTATGAAAA GGCGAGATGAGACCATGCAGCCTGCCAAGCCAGCCAAGCCGTCCTTCCTGGAGTACTTTGAGCAGAAGGAGAAGGAGGCGAACATTCATAATGACGGAGGaggaaaaggacaaaacaacGCTGATAACCGCAAACTGCCCGGAGAAGGAGATCTTGAAGTG GTAAGCACGTGGTCGGTGGAGGATCTGCGGCTGAAGCTCGCCTCTCTGGACCCTCAGATGGAGCAGGAGATCGAGGAGATCCGCCAGCGCTACCAGTCCAAGAGGCAGCCCATCCTCGACGCCATCGAGGCCAAAAAACGAAGGCAGCCGAACTTCTGA